In Levilactobacillus brevis, the genomic window GGCTAAAGATGCCGGCATTGATTCCATGCCCGCTTATCAGTTCGTCAGTTTTCCGGAGGAAGTTCGGCACAATATTCAGCTGGAAAATGGCGAGAAGCTCATCATGGGGATTGGCTTAGGGTATCGTGATGCGGAGGCGGCGGTTAATCGGATTACATCTACGCGATTACCGATCGATCAGATGACGACGTTTCATGACTAGCCGACTGAATGGCTCTTACACCAGTAAATAGAAGAAAACTGTCAGCCGATTTATTCGGACTGGCAGTTTTTTCTTTGAGCGAACGCTCTAATTATTTACCTTACCCCGTGAATGATGGATTCCACCAGAAATAGAGCAAATGTGAGGATTAAATAGGTGAGCCCTAGAACCTCAAGCAGAAAAACGGGTAGCGATTCGGGCAGGAAAACGAAGATGAGTTGGAGCGTTAGTACCGGCCCCGCCCAAGGACTAACCGTCTAAACCACTTGGAATAATTCTTAAATAGACCGTTTGTTTTCGCGAAACTATCCTGAAAATATTGATTAAATACCTTTTTCATTAAAAGACTTCTCCCCGTGTCACGCGTATTCTCGGCGTAATTCGAGTATCCGTGCTGAATTAAAATGCAAATGTTTCTCCCCTGAAATCATCTAGAATTATAGACTTTGTCGGTTGTTGAGACAAGGTTCTTGATGAAGGTTCGAGTAATCGCTGATTTTTGTGCAAGTCGGGGATTCGAATGAGCTAAAAAAATCAGTGCCGACCCTTAATCATTAAGGACCCGACACTGATTTTATGAATAAACGGGGTAACGCTTGTATTTTTATTTTAGAGAGTCGAAACGTGTGCCCAAAGACGGCCGGTTCCGCTTAAAACTCATCTCGGCCTTAATCCGCGAAATCTTCCAGTTCCAGACTCTTTTCGGTCCACGCGTCTTCCGTTTCGCTGAGTTGCGTGGTAACGGTGGTGAGCTGGTTCTGAAGGTCGGCCAGCTTGCCAGCATCGTTGAAGTTTTCTTCTTGGCTCATTTCGGTTTCCACGGCCGTTTTTTGTTTCTCTAACTCGCCCATTTTTTCTTCGAGAGCCGTGACTTGCCGGCTAAGCTTTCGTTTGGCCTTGGCCTGATCTTTTTGCGCTTGGTAGTCGACTTGCGTCTGCTTCGGGGCGACAACGGTGGGGTGGGCTTCCTCCGCTTCGGCGGCTTCCTTGGCCGCGTAGGCATCTTGTTCGGCCTTCTTGGAAACGTAGTAGTCGTAATTCCCCAGGTACCGCGTGGTGCCCTCGGGACTGAGCTCGACGACTTGTGTGGCAACTTGGTTGATGAAGTATCGGTCGTGGGAAACGAAGAGAATAGTCCCGTCGAATTCGTTGAGCGCGGTCTCCAAGACCTCTCGACTGTCGATGTCCAAGTGGTTCGTCGGTTCATCGAGCATGAGGAAGTTGTCGTGACGCATGGCAAGCTTGGTCAGCAGCAAGCGGGCTCGCTCGCCCCCGCTTAGGCTATGGACACTCTTGTCCACGTCGGCGCCGGTAAACAGAAAGCTACCCAGAATTGAGCGAATATCGCCCTCGGGCGTGGTGGGATGGTCGTCCCACAACTCGTGCAGGACGGATTTCTTGTCGTGCAGCGTGGCTTGATCCTGGTCGTAGTAGCCGGTATCTACGCCGGTTCCAAAGATAATCTGACCTTGAATGGCGGGAATCCGCCCCAAGATGGTCTTCAGTAGGGTGGATTTTCCAATCCCGTTGGGGCCGACAATGGCGACGGCTTGGTGCTTCTTGATGTCCAAATTGACCGGTGCGGCCAGTGCCTGTCCGTCATAACCCACGGCGCCGTTGACCACGTCGAGAACCACGTTACCACTCTGACGTTTAGGCCGGAAGCTGAAGCGCGCGGCCTTCTCGTCGCCTTCTGGTCGATCCATGCGGTCCATCTTTTCCAATTGTTTCCGCCGTGCCTGGGCCCGCTTGGTCGTGGATGCCCGGACGATGTTCTTGTTGACGAAGTCTTCCAGCTTACTGATCTCAGCCTGTTGCTTGTCGTATTCCTTCCAAGCCAACCGCAGGCGCTCAGCCTTATCCGCGATGTAGTGTGAGTAGTTGCCGGGATAATGGTCAAGTCCGCCGTGCGCCATATCGTAGACGTCGTTGACCACGTGATCGAGAAAGTACCGGTCATGGGAAACCACGAGGATGGCGCCGGGGTAACCTTGCAGGTAGCCTTCTAACCAGGTTAACGTCTCCACATCCAAGTGGTTGGTCGGCTCGTCCAAAATTAACAGGTCTGGTCGTTCCAAGAGGAGCTTGGCCAGGGCCAGTTGGGTGCGTTGACCACCAGATAACTCGTTAATCGGTTTATCGTAGTAGTCTTCACCAAATTCGAAACCGTGCAGGACGCCACGAATCTCGGCCTGATAGCCGTAACCGTTTTGGTCGCTGAAGTCTTGTTGCAATTGGTCATAGTTTGCGCTGATCTGATCAAACTGTTCCTGATCGGCGATAACGGCGGGATCACTCATCTGTTGTTCGAGCTCGTGCATGCGTTTTTCCATGGCGATGAGCTTGGCAAAGACGCTAAGCATCTCGTTCCAAACGGTCTTGGTCGAGGACAGACCGGCATTCTGGGCTTGATAGCCCATGGTCAGTCCACGTTTGGTGGTAATCTGACCGACGTCCGGCGACGTTTCGCCAGCGATCATTTTTAATAGGGTAGATTTCCCGGCACCGTTACGGCCGACAAGGGCCACGCGACCGTGCTCGGGTACATCCATACTGACATTTTCGAAGAGGACACTGGCGCCAAAACGCCGCGTGACCTGTTGAACTTGTAAAAGAATCACAGTGAGCCAACCTCCTTTGTTGGGGTTTCATTTTTAGTAAGATAGTTTAAGTGTTGAAAATCAGGTTAAAATTGGCCATACTGATACGATGGTGTTCGTAGCTCTGGTGGATTTTGCGACCAGCGACGATTACCACGGAAGCCCAGTGGCAGATGGTGAAGCAGCGTTACAAACTCGTCAGTAGGTGGCACAGTTAGTAGGGTTCACGAGAACGGCGCTGAACCGGTCATCCCACGGAACACGTCTAAGCACTATTTTAGCATATTCTATAGAGAGACCGAAATAAGCAAATAAATTGTGAAAAAAACTTGCAAATTCTTTCACAAGATGAACGGTTATGCTATAATCTATAAGAAAGTTGATTTCACAATCCAGACAATTATTTAAATATTAGGCTATCGCTTGTGAATGGTAGCCCGTTTCTTTGATTAGGAGGTCTCGTTTTTGACAGAACAAAAAATCCCTCGGGCGACAGCCAAACGTTTGCCCATCTACTATCGCTATCTCAATATTTTGCTAGACGCTGATAAGACCCGAGTGTCTTCGACTGAATTGTCCGAAGCCGTTAAGGTCGATTCCGCAACAATTCGTCGAGACTTTTCGTATTTCGGTGCGCTCGGTAAGCGGGGATACGGTTATGACGTTGAAAGTTTAATCAAGTTCTTTAAGAAGATTTTGAATCAGGACCGCCTTACCAGTGTTGCCCTGATTGGGGTAGGAAATTTAGGCCATGCGCTGTTGAACTTTAATTTCCACCAGGACAGTAACGTCCGGATCAGTGCCGCCTTTGACGTGAAGCAAGAGATTGCCAACACGATTCAAAGCGGGGTGCCAATCTATCCGATGACGGATCTGCGGACCCAACTGGAAGAACAGCAGATTGAAGTGGCCATCTTGACGGTTCCCTCGCAAGTGGCCCAAGAGGTCACCGATGAAGCCGTATCTGGCGGGGTCAAAGGGATCTTGAACTTCACACCGCTACGTATCACGGTGCCCAAGGGTGTCCGGGTTCAAAATGTGGATTTGACCAACGAGCTACAAACGTTGATTTATTTCCTGGAACACTACAATAATTTAAGCTAACGACTGAATCGTAATCCTGCGGGGTTGCGATTTTTTTGACCAAAAGTTTGGGGTAGCCCTGGGATGAGCCGGCCGCCGTATCATTCGTCCCAGATGAGTTGAAAAGCTTGGAACCCTAGGCGTCACGGGCCAGCGCGGTGGTTACCCGGAATTTGTTTGTCAAATTCCTTGATTTTTATAGGGAAAAACCATATATTAGATATTGTTGATTAGCACTTATGTTAGTCAAGTGCTAATAGTGCTAAAAAGTAAGTTTATTGGAGGGATTCAAGTGTTAAAACCATTAGGAGACCGCGTCATTTTGGATCAACCAGAAGAAGAAGAAACCACGGTTGGCGGCATTGTGCTCGCAAGTAACGCTCAAGAAAAGCCACAAACGGCAAATGTTGTTGCTGTCGGTGATGGCCGTGTGTTAGACAATGGCGAAAAGGTAGCCCCAACTGTTAAGGTTGGCGACAAGGTATTGTTTGATAAGTACGCTGGTACTGAAGTAAAGTACCAAGACGCCACTTACCTTGTTTTACACGAAAAGGATTTAGTCGCCGTTATCGACTAATCTTTTCCCACTTAAGAAGACTATCCAAATAATTCAAAAATTTTAGTATGAGGTGAATGAATAAAATGGCTAAAGAATTGAAATTTTCTGAAGACGCCCGCAGCAAGATGCTTGCCGGGGTTGATAAGTTAGCTGATACGGTAAAGACTACCCTTGGACCTAAAGGCCGCAACGTGGTTTTGGAACAAAGCTACGGTAACCCAACCATCACTAACGATGGGGTAACGATCGCCAAGTCCATCGAACTTGAAGATCACTTCGAAAACATGGGGGCTAAGTTAGTCTCCGAAGTTGCTTCCAAGACCAACGATATCGCTGGTGATGGGACCACCACGGCCACTGTTTTGACGCAAGCCATCGTTAACGAAGGCATGAAGAACGTCACGGCCGGTGCCAACCCTGTCGGCATTCGTCGCGGGATCGAAAAGGCTACGAAGGCCGCCGTTGATGGTTTACACAAGATGTCACATGACGTGAAGACCAAGGACGACATTGCCCAAATCGCTTCTATTTCATCAGCTAGCCAGGAAACTGGTAAGTTAATCGCTGACGCCATGGAAAAGGTTGGTAACGATGGGGTTATCACCATTGAAGAATCCCGTGGTGTTGATACTAGCTTGGACGTCGTTGAAGGGATGCAATTCGATCGTGGCTACATGTCACAATACATGGTTACCGACAACGATAAGATGGAAGCCAACTTGGACAACCCTTACATCTTGATTACCGACAAGAAGATTGCCAACATTCAAGACATCTTGCCATTGTTGCAATCTGTTGTTGAACAAAGCCGTTCACTGCTGATCATTGCTGATGACATTACCGGTGAAGCTTTACCTACGTTGGTTCTGAACAAGATGCGTGGGACCTTCAACGTGGTTGCTGTTAAGGCACCTGGCTTTGGTGACCGTCGGAAGGCAACCTTGCAAGATATCGCTGTTCTGACTGGTGGGACGGTCATCACTGATGACTTAGGTCTCAACTTGAAGGACACGACCATCGATCAATTAGGCCAAGCACAAAAGGTTAACGTTACTAAGGACAACACCACTGTGGTTGAAGGTGCTGGTGCTAAGGATCAAATCGCTAACCGGGTTGCTGAAATCAAGGGCCAAATCGAAGAAACGACTTCTGACTTCGACCGTGACAAGTTGAAGGAACGTCTGGCTAAGTTAGCCGGCGGGGTTGCCGTTGTTCGGGTTGGTGCCGCAACCGAAACTGAATTGAAAGAACGTAAGTACCGCATTGAAGATGCCTTAAACGCAACGCGTGCCGCTGTTGAAGAAGGCTTCGTTGCTGGTGGTGGGACTGCTTTGATCAACGTGATCAAGGACGTTGCCGCTGTCAAGGCTGAAGGCGACGAACAGACCGGGGTTAACATTGTGCTCCGTGCCCTGGAAGAACCTGTACGCCAAATCGCTGAAAATGCTGGTGTTGAAGGTTCCGTTGTCGTTGAACACCTCAAGGGTGAAAAGGAAGGCATCGGTTACAACGCTGCCGACGACCAATACGAAGACATGGTTAAGGCCGGGATTACCGACCCAACCAAGGTTACCCGTTCTGCTCTGCAAAACGCTGCCTCTGTTTCCGCATTGTTGTTGACGACTGAAGCCGTTGTGGCCGACAAGCCAGAAGACAACCCAGCTCCTGCAGCACCTGCTAACCCAGCAGGCATGGGCGGTATGATGTAAAAATTTAACCCACTAGTTCGCTAGTGCGTTGAGCGAAAGGGCCAATCGGATTTTCCGGTTGGTCCTTTTTCTATATGGTTATTAAGCGTGATAGGGACGTGTCTCGGGCGTTATTACCGGTGCCCCGTAGTGAGTTGTCCGAGCAGAAACAAGCGGGAAAGATTGGGAAAACAGGCACTCTACGCAGTGTCACTGGTGGGCTTGGGTAGGCATCCATTTAGAACGGGAGGAACCCTGGTCAGCGGTTTGAACAGTGAACAAGAAATCCCATAAAATTTCACAATCCCATGAATAGCAGGTAAAACGCTTTCTTTTGCCGTAGGTCAACCTTGGGGAATTGACGGTCACTGCGGGATACCACACCATTTGCGGTTTTCTTAGTTGCTATGCTGAACAAGAGTGGTATTGTGGAGTTAGTTGTAGTAGAATTACGTTTGCGTTTGAATTTGGAACGAATTAATTAAGACTTTTTAGGCGGGTGCAAGCCCGTTTTCATTATTTATGGGATAAGGAGTAAGTAGTCATGTGGCGTTATTTAAAGCGGGTTTTGATTGGAAAACCCCTAAAGACCATGGATGAAGGCGGTCAGGCACTGACGAAGTTTAAGGCATTGGCCTTACTGTCAT contains:
- a CDS encoding ABC-F family ATP-binding cassette domain-containing protein — protein: MILLQVQQVTRRFGASVLFENVSMDVPEHGRVALVGRNGAGKSTLLKMIAGETSPDVGQITTKRGLTMGYQAQNAGLSSTKTVWNEMLSVFAKLIAMEKRMHELEQQMSDPAVIADQEQFDQISANYDQLQQDFSDQNGYGYQAEIRGVLHGFEFGEDYYDKPINELSGGQRTQLALAKLLLERPDLLILDEPTNHLDVETLTWLEGYLQGYPGAILVVSHDRYFLDHVVNDVYDMAHGGLDHYPGNYSHYIADKAERLRLAWKEYDKQQAEISKLEDFVNKNIVRASTTKRAQARRKQLEKMDRMDRPEGDEKAARFSFRPKRQSGNVVLDVVNGAVGYDGQALAAPVNLDIKKHQAVAIVGPNGIGKSTLLKTILGRIPAIQGQIIFGTGVDTGYYDQDQATLHDKKSVLHELWDDHPTTPEGDIRSILGSFLFTGADVDKSVHSLSGGERARLLLTKLAMRHDNFLMLDEPTNHLDIDSREVLETALNEFDGTILFVSHDRYFINQVATQVVELSPEGTTRYLGNYDYYVSKKAEQDAYAAKEAAEAEEAHPTVVAPKQTQVDYQAQKDQAKAKRKLSRQVTALEEKMGELEKQKTAVETEMSQEENFNDAGKLADLQNQLTTVTTQLSETEDAWTEKSLELEDFAD
- the groL gene encoding chaperonin GroEL (60 kDa chaperone family; promotes refolding of misfolded polypeptides especially under stressful conditions; forms two stacked rings of heptamers to form a barrel-shaped 14mer; ends can be capped by GroES; misfolded proteins enter the barrel where they are refolded when GroES binds) encodes the protein MAKELKFSEDARSKMLAGVDKLADTVKTTLGPKGRNVVLEQSYGNPTITNDGVTIAKSIELEDHFENMGAKLVSEVASKTNDIAGDGTTTATVLTQAIVNEGMKNVTAGANPVGIRRGIEKATKAAVDGLHKMSHDVKTKDDIAQIASISSASQETGKLIADAMEKVGNDGVITIEESRGVDTSLDVVEGMQFDRGYMSQYMVTDNDKMEANLDNPYILITDKKIANIQDILPLLQSVVEQSRSLLIIADDITGEALPTLVLNKMRGTFNVVAVKAPGFGDRRKATLQDIAVLTGGTVITDDLGLNLKDTTIDQLGQAQKVNVTKDNTTVVEGAGAKDQIANRVAEIKGQIEETTSDFDRDKLKERLAKLAGGVAVVRVGAATETELKERKYRIEDALNATRAAVEEGFVAGGGTALINVIKDVAAVKAEGDEQTGVNIVLRALEEPVRQIAENAGVEGSVVVEHLKGEKEGIGYNAADDQYEDMVKAGITDPTKVTRSALQNAASVSALLLTTEAVVADKPEDNPAPAAPANPAGMGGMM
- the groES gene encoding co-chaperone GroES — translated: MLKPLGDRVILDQPEEEETTVGGIVLASNAQEKPQTANVVAVGDGRVLDNGEKVAPTVKVGDKVLFDKYAGTEVKYQDATYLVLHEKDLVAVID
- a CDS encoding redox-sensing transcriptional repressor Rex, with the translated sequence MTEQKIPRATAKRLPIYYRYLNILLDADKTRVSSTELSEAVKVDSATIRRDFSYFGALGKRGYGYDVESLIKFFKKILNQDRLTSVALIGVGNLGHALLNFNFHQDSNVRISAAFDVKQEIANTIQSGVPIYPMTDLRTQLEEQQIEVAILTVPSQVAQEVTDEAVSGGVKGILNFTPLRITVPKGVRVQNVDLTNELQTLIYFLEHYNNLS